The sequence GTCTGTCCCGAGCTCGAGGTCTACGTCCAGAACATCGAGCGGGACTCCCGCCTGGTGCCGGGCGCCGAGGTGATCCTGCACTGGAACCCGGAGCACACCTTCGGTCTCGACGCCGCCCAGGACATCGACGCGGGTATCGAGACGGTGGAGGAGAGCGCATGACGACCACCGCGGCGCCGCCCCAGGCGCCCGCCCCCACCGAGCCCCCGGTGCACAAGGCGTCCCTGCGCAAGCGGCTGATCCCGTACTGGCTGCTGCTCCCCGGCATCCTGTGGCTGCTGGTGTTCTTCGTACTGCCGATGATCTACCAGGCCTCCACCTCGGTGCAGACCGGCTCCCTCGAAGAGGGCTTCCAGGTCACCTGGCACTTCGGGACCTACTGGGACGCCTTCACCGAGTACTACCCGCAGTTCCTGCGCTCCCTGCTCTACGCCGGCACCGCGACCGCGCTGTGTCTGCTGCTCGGGTACCCGCTGGCCTACCTGATCGCCTTCAAGGCGGGCCGCTGGCGCAACCTGCTGCTGGTCCTGGTCATCGCCCCGTTCTTCACCAGCTTCCTGATCCGCACCCTCGCCTGGAAGACGATCCTGGCCGACGGCGGCCCGGTGGTCGGCGTCCTCAACAGCGTCGGCTTCCTCGACGTCACCAGCTGGCTCGGCATGACCGAGGGGGACCGGGTACTGGCCACGCCGCTCGCGGTGGTCTGCGGTCTGACCTACAACTTCCTCCCCTTCATGATCCTGCCGCTGTACTCCTCGCTGGAGCGCATCGACACCCGCCTCCACGAGGCGGCCGGGGACCTGTACGCCCGCCCCGCCACGGTCTTCCGGAAGGTGACCTTCCCGCTCTCGATGCCGGGCGTGGTCTCCGGAACCCTGCTCACCTTCATCCCGGCGAGCGGCGACTACGTGAACGCCGAACTGCTCGGCTCCACGGACACCCGGATGATCGGCAACGTCATCCAGTCGCAGTACCTGCGGATCCTCGACTACCCGACGGCGGCCGCGCTGTCCTTCATTCTCATGGCGATCGTGCTGATCATGGTCACCATCTACATCCGCCGAGCGGGGACGGAGGACCTGGTCTGATGCGCAATCCCCTCACCTGGCTCCGGCGCAACCTGGTCGTCATCGCGGGCCTCGGCACGCTCGCGTACATGATCCTTCCGAACGTCGTCGTCACCGTCTTCTCCTTCAACAACCCCACCGGGCGGTTCAACTACGCCTGGC comes from Streptomyces virginiae and encodes:
- a CDS encoding ABC transporter permease, producing the protein MTTTAAPPQAPAPTEPPVHKASLRKRLIPYWLLLPGILWLLVFFVLPMIYQASTSVQTGSLEEGFQVTWHFGTYWDAFTEYYPQFLRSLLYAGTATALCLLLGYPLAYLIAFKAGRWRNLLLVLVIAPFFTSFLIRTLAWKTILADGGPVVGVLNSVGFLDVTSWLGMTEGDRVLATPLAVVCGLTYNFLPFMILPLYSSLERIDTRLHEAAGDLYARPATVFRKVTFPLSMPGVVSGTLLTFIPASGDYVNAELLGSTDTRMIGNVIQSQYLRILDYPTAAALSFILMAIVLIMVTIYIRRAGTEDLV